The Nasonia vitripennis strain AsymCx chromosome 1 unlocalized genomic scaffold, Nvit_psr_1.1 chr1_random0002, whole genome shotgun sequence genome has a window encoding:
- the LOC116415852 gene encoding uncharacterized protein LOC116415852 yields MTTMCEYKRMFQNIILKYPEENVYIVDIQGFQRIAADTFIFKEISFLKIKKTGLPTAYLFKSPMPWEELTGEEKCMIHWLEKSHHGIEWNSGDIPYHRLQHVLQIFTRDVKKIFVKGEQKALWLKNYLPNTLISNVEYLGCPPLENIKVIKITFACTIIFLLEANQYVPSIMLFQ; encoded by the exons ATGACTACAATGTGTGAATACAAAAGGATGTTTCAAAATATCATACTGAAATATCCGGaagaaaatgtttatattgTTGACATACAAGGATTTCAAAGAATTGCTGCGGATACTTTCATTTTCAAGGAAAttagttttttgaaaataaaaaaaacaggtTTACCAACTGCTTACCTCTTCAAGTCTCCAATGCCGTGGGAAGAACTTACCGgggaagaaaaatgtatgattcATTGGCTGGAAAAAAGTCACCATGGAATCGAATGGAATTCTGGTGACATTCCATACCATCGACTTCAACATGTCTTACAAATCTTTACGCGAGATGTTAAAAAGATATTCGTTAAGGGAGAACAGAAAGCACTGtggttgaaaaattatttgccgAATAC tctaATATCTAATGTTGAATATCTCGGATGCCCTCCGCTCGAGAacataaaagtaataaaaattacttttgctTGCACCATCATCTTTCTATTAGAAGCAAACCAGTATGTGCCGTCCATAATGCTCTTTCAATAA